Part of the Pseudomonas abietaniphila genome is shown below.
CTACAAGGGTGAAGAAAGGAACTGGCGTTTTCGCCTCGTTTTTGGCCCGAACGCCGATGCCCGTCGCTGATCATTCCTAAAAGGCGATCAGAAAATTTCGACACTGCTACAAAGTGTCGAAATTAACTCATATCGCTATCCGACAGCTAGACGATCGCGAACGTGCCCTGCGCTTTCGCGACGAGCTTGTCGTCCTGGCGCACTTCGGCTTCCACGACCAGCGTACGCCGGCCCGCGTGCAACACCGTGCCGATGCACGTGACTTCGCCATCCGGGACGCCGCGCACGTAGTTGATCTTGCACTCCACGGTCACGCTTTGCTTGTCGAAGCCGTGGGAGCTGGAACAGGCCAGCCCCATGGCGATGTCGACGAGACTGAACAACGCGCCACCGTGCATGACATTGCCGCGATTGCGCAGATGAGGCTCCAGGGCCAGTGTGACCTCGGCCACACCGTCGCCGAGCCTTACCAGCTTGCAGCCCAGGGTCTTGAAGTAAGCGCTTTCGGTCAGGCCTTCCGGAATGTCCATCAGCGTTTCTTCAGTTGCTTGGCGTTGGCGAACAGCGACGCCATGGCGTTGTTGGCCGGGGCGGCTGTTGCGGTTTCCTTGCGTGGCGCGCTGCTCTGCTGCTGACGCGGTGCCGCGCCTGGACGCGCTCCACGTGCACCGTCGATCTTCTCGCCGGGCGTATCGCTCATGCGCATCGACAGGCCAACGCGTTTGCGCGGGATATCGACTTCCATGACCTTGACCTTGACCACGTCACCAGCCTTCACCGCCTCACGCGGATCTTTGATGAATTTCTCCGAAAGTGCGGAGATATGCACCAAACCGTCCTGATGCACACCGATGTCCACGAACGCGCCAAAGTTGGTCACGTTGGTCACCACGCCTTCGAGGATCATCCCCAGTTGCAGGTCCTTCAGGTCTTCGACGCCGTCCTGGAATTCAGCTGTCTTGAATTCGGGGCGTGGGTCGCGGCCTGGCTTTTCCAGTTCCTGAAGAATGTCGGTCACGGTTGGCAGGCCGAAGGTTTCGTCGGTGAATTTCTTCGGGTCCAGGCGCTTGAGGAAGCTGGCATCGCCGATCAGCGAACGGATGTCGCGGTCGGTTTCAGCGGCGATGCGCTGCACCAGCGGATACGCCTCAGGGTGAACGGCGGACGAATCCAGCGGGTTGTCGCCGTTCATGACCCGCAGGAAGCCGGCAGCTTGTTCAAAGGTTTTCTCACCCAGACGCGCTACTTTCTTCAGCGCAGCGCGGGTCTTGAACGCGCCGTTCTCGTCACGGTGCGTGACAATGTTCTGTGCCAGCGTGGTGTTCAGACCGGAAATACGCGCGAGCAGCGCCACCGATGCCGTGTTTACGTCGACGCCCACGGCGTTCACGCAGTCTTCGACCACCGCGTCCAGGCCACGGGCCAGCTTGAGCTGAGACACGTCGTGCTGGTATTGGCCGACACCGATGGATTTCGGGTCGATCTTCACCAGTTCAGCCAATGGATCCTGCAGGCGGCGAGCGATAGACACGGCGCCACGGATCGACACGTCCAGGTCCGGGAATTCCTTGGCTGCGAGTTCCGACGCGGAGTACACCGACGCACCTGCTTCGGACACCATGACCTTGGTCATTTTCAGGCCCGGGTATTTTTTGATCAGGTCGGCGGCCAGCTTGTCGGTCTCGCGGCTGGCGGTACCGTTGCCGATTGCGATCAGGTCAACCGAGTGCTTGGCGCACAGGGCCGCGAGCACGGCAATGGTCTGATCCCACTGGTTTTTCGGTACGTGCGGGTAAACCGTGGCGTAATCCAGCAGCTTGCCGGTCGTATCGACCACCGCGACCTTACAGCCGGTGCGCAGACCGGGGTCCAGGCCCAAGGTGGCGCGTGGGCCAGCGGGTGCAGCGAGCAGCAGGTCATGCAGGTTGTGAGCGAACACGTTGATCGCTTCAGTTTCTGCGCCGTCCCGAAGTTCGCCCAGCAAGTCGGTTTCCAAGTGCGAGTAAAGCTTGACCTTCCAGGTCCAGCGCACGACTTCCGCCAGCCATTTGTCGGCCGGGCGATTCTGGTTCTGCAGACCAAAACGCTCGCTGATCATCATTTCGCACGGATGCAGCGTGCCAGGCAGTTCTTCACCGACTTTCAGTGCCGAGCTCAGAATGCCTTCGTTGCGGCCGCGGAAGATCGCCAGCGCGCGGTGCGACGGCATGCTTTTCAGCGGCTCGTCATGCTCGAAATAGTCGCGGAACTTGGCGCCTTCTTCTTCCTTGCCAGCCACGACGCGGGCACTGATCACGGCTTCCTGCTTGAGGAAGCTGCGCAGTTTTTCCAGCAGCGTGGCGTCTTCGGCGAAGCGTTCCATGAGGATGTACTTCGCGCCTTCGAGTACGGCCTTGACGTCGGCGAAGCCTTTTTCGGCATCGACGAAACGGGCAGCTTCGGTCTCGGGATTCCGGGTCGGGTCGTTGAACAGGCCGTCCGCCAGCTCGCCCAGACCCGCTTCCAGCGCGATCTGGCCCTTCGTGCGACGCTTCTGTTTATAAGGCAGGTACAAGTCTTCGAGGCGGGTCTTGGTGTCGGCGAGCTTGATGTCCCGCGCCAGTTCCGGGGTCAGCTTGCCTTGCTCTTCGATGCTGGCAAGGATGCTGATGCGACGCTCGTCGAGCTCGCGCAGATAGCGCAGGCGCTCTTCCAGATGACGCAGTTGCGTGTCATCGAGGCTGCCAGTCACTTCTTTACGGTAGCGAGCGATGAAGGGCACCGTTGAGCCTTCATCCAGTAGCGCGACGGCCGCTTCGACCTGTTGCGGGCGGACACCGAGTTCCTCGGCGATGCGGCTGTTGATACTGTCCATAAAACCACCTGGCAAATGTGTGTGCAAAAAATCAGCTGCTGGCGAACCGCCGCAAGCGCGTGTTGCCTGACCTTGAGGGCGGCGCATTATACCCAGTGAGCCCCGATTAGGGGATCGCCCTGTCAGTTGCCGGAAATCCTGCCGCCGGCGTGACGTCGTGCGGGGCGCAAACGGGCAGGGGAGAGCGCCAGTGGCGGCTCAGGAAAAATCTGCTAACAATGCACACGGTGCGCATCACAGCAGCTACGCCATAATGCGCGCCGAGATCAAAGGAGCTTCCAATGAGCAGCACTGCACAAACGGCTGAAGGCGAGAAAATCCTCATCGTTGACGATGACCCGGGTCTGAGCAGCCTGTTAGAACGCTTTTTCACCAGCAAAGGCTATCGTGCCCGTGCTGTGGCCAACGTTGAGCAAATGGACCGGCTGTTGGCTCGCGAAGTCTTCCACCTCGTGGTGCTGGATCTGATGCTGCCAGGCGAAGACGGCCTGTCCGCTTGCCGCAGACTGCGCGCCGCCAACAATCAGGTTCCGATCATCATGCTGACCGCCAAGGGCGATGAGCTGAGCCGTATCAAGGGCCT
Proteins encoded:
- a CDS encoding PaaI family thioesterase — protein: MDIPEGLTESAYFKTLGCKLVRLGDGVAEVTLALEPHLRNRGNVMHGGALFSLVDIAMGLACSSSHGFDKQSVTVECKINYVRGVPDGEVTCIGTVLHAGRRTLVVEAEVRQDDKLVAKAQGTFAIV
- a CDS encoding Tex family protein, whose amino-acid sequence is MDSINSRIAEELGVRPQQVEAAVALLDEGSTVPFIARYRKEVTGSLDDTQLRHLEERLRYLRELDERRISILASIEEQGKLTPELARDIKLADTKTRLEDLYLPYKQKRRTKGQIALEAGLGELADGLFNDPTRNPETEAARFVDAEKGFADVKAVLEGAKYILMERFAEDATLLEKLRSFLKQEAVISARVVAGKEEEGAKFRDYFEHDEPLKSMPSHRALAIFRGRNEGILSSALKVGEELPGTLHPCEMMISERFGLQNQNRPADKWLAEVVRWTWKVKLYSHLETDLLGELRDGAETEAINVFAHNLHDLLLAAPAGPRATLGLDPGLRTGCKVAVVDTTGKLLDYATVYPHVPKNQWDQTIAVLAALCAKHSVDLIAIGNGTASRETDKLAADLIKKYPGLKMTKVMVSEAGASVYSASELAAKEFPDLDVSIRGAVSIARRLQDPLAELVKIDPKSIGVGQYQHDVSQLKLARGLDAVVEDCVNAVGVDVNTASVALLARISGLNTTLAQNIVTHRDENGAFKTRAALKKVARLGEKTFEQAAGFLRVMNGDNPLDSSAVHPEAYPLVQRIAAETDRDIRSLIGDASFLKRLDPKKFTDETFGLPTVTDILQELEKPGRDPRPEFKTAEFQDGVEDLKDLQLGMILEGVVTNVTNFGAFVDIGVHQDGLVHISALSEKFIKDPREAVKAGDVVKVKVMEVDIPRKRVGLSMRMSDTPGEKIDGARGARPGAAPRQQQSSAPRKETATAAPANNAMASLFANAKQLKKR